The Podospora pseudocomata strain CBS 415.72m chromosome 3, whole genome shotgun sequence genome window below encodes:
- a CDS encoding hypothetical protein (EggNog:ENOG503NX3C; COG:C), with protein sequence MALPSETRAVIIASIGKAEIKSVPLPTLRDDYILVRTTAVALNPTDWKHVYGINLGPNQPTVIGTRVGCDYAGIVEQVGPKVTKTFKKGDLICGPAHGSNAVQPEDGTFAEYIVVKGDVQIKVPCNLKDYEAATLGIGITTAGQGLYQALSLPLPPPASPVPDPDPDPRRKILIYGGSTATGLLGIQFAALSGYTIATTCSPHNFSRVRSLVGNGSVSAYDYRSPTLASDLKAWAGDDLTVAWDCIASTDSAKLCASVLAKEGGKYRSLLRVPDEVVKGVNGKVDSGFTFAYTALGEAFRKAVDIPAVEEDFEFAKQFWELARKLLAQGKVKTVEAEINRGGKGGLEGVLVGLRELKEGRVSGRKLVYTFER encoded by the exons ATGGCTCTTCCTAGCGAAACGAGGGCTGTTATCATTGCCTCCATAGGCAAGGCCGAGATCAAGTCGGTCCCCCTCCCTACGCTTCGAGACGACTACATACTCGTCCGGACGACAGCCGTGGCGTTGAATCCCACCGATTGGAAGCACGTCTACGGGATCAACCTCGGACCTAATCAGCCAACCGTTATCGGCACCCGTGTAGGCTGCGACTACGCCGGCATCGTCGAGCAAGTTGGGCCCAAAGTGACCAAGACCTTCAAGAAGGGAGACCTCATCTGCGGCCCGGCCCACGGATCCAACGCCGTTCAGCCAGAGGACGGGACGTTTGCAGAATACATCGTGGTGAAAGGGGATGTTCAGATCAAGGTGCCTTGTAACCTCAAAGACTACGAAGCAGCCACGTTGGGAATTGGGATAACAACTGCT GGCCAAGGCCTGTACcaagccctctccctccccctccctccgccagCTTCTCCTGTCCCGGACCCGGACCCGGACCCCAGAAGAAAGATCTTGATCTACGGCGGCAGCACGGCCACCGGCCTCCTCGGTATCCAGTTCGCCGCTTTATCTGGATACACCATCGCCACGACTTGTTCCCCACACAACTTCTCCCGAGTCCGGTCGCTCGTCGGCAACGGCAGCGTTTCTGCATATGACTACCGCTCTCCGACCCTAGCGTCAGACTTGAAAGCATGGGCTGGCGACGATCTGACGGTGGCATGGGACTGCATAGCGAGCACTGACTCGGCAAAGTTGTGCGCTTCTGTGCTGGCGAAGGAAGGCGGGAAGTACAGGTCTCTGCTGAGGGTGCCGGACGAGGTGGTCAAGGGGGTGAATGGCAAGGTTGACAGCGGGTTCACGTTTGCGTATACGGCCTTGGGGGAGGCGTTCAGGAAGGCGGTGGATATCCcggctgtggaggaggattttgAGTTTGCGAAGCAGTTTTGGGAGCTGGCTAGAAAGTTGTTGGCGCAGGGAAAGGTGAAGACTGTGGAGGCGGAGATCAAtaggggtgggaagggggggttggaaggggtgttggttgggttgcgggagttgaaggaagggagggtgaGTGGGAGAAAGTTGGTGTACACTTTTGAGAGGTGA
- the AOX2,PaAOX gene encoding Alternative oxidase mitochondrial precursor (COG:Q; EggNog:ENOG503NU2X), with protein sequence MISSKTSNRICLCSPQQTARITRIVVSSRPAYLTGLGYPVSLRLSSAVSQSSSQHTRSFSSTRAAHLKDFFPVKETAYIRKTPPAWPHHGYTEEEMLAVVPQHRKPGSLSDWLAWKLVRLCRWGTDIATGIKPEQQVDKSNPTTAVAAQKPLTEAQWLVRFIFLESIAGVPGMVAGMLRHLESLRRLKRDNGWIETLLEESYNERMHLLTFMKMCEPGWFMKTMILGAQGVFFNAMFLSYLISPRITHRFVGYLEEEAVHTYTRCIREIEQGDLPKWSDPNFQIPDLAVTYWKMPEGKRTMRDLILYIRADEAVHRGVNHTLSNLNHKEDPNPFVSDYKCDADHQRPNPALKPTGFERSEVIG encoded by the exons ATGATATCTTCCAAAACTAGCAACCGCATATGCCTCTGCTCCCCACAGCAAACGGCACGGATCACTAGGATTGTCGTCTCCTCTCGCCCAGCTTATCTGACGGGGCTTGGTTATCCGGTTTCCCTTCGACTCAGTTCAGCTGTATCTcagtcctcctcccaacacACCCGCAGCTTTTCATCAACAAGGGCTGCTCATCTGAAGGATTTCTTCCCGGTGAAGGAGACGGCCTATATACGGAAGACACCGCCAGCATGGCCTCACCATGGTTATACCGAAGAGGAAATGTTGGCAGTGGTGCCTCAGCACCGAAAACCCGGATCACTCAGTGATTGGCTTGCGTGGAAGCTGGTCCGTCTGTGTCG ATGGGGAACAGACATCGCCACCGGCATAAAGCCCGAACAGCAAGTCGACAAGTCAAACCCAACCACTGCTGTGGCGGCACAGAAGCCGCTGACAGAAGCTCAATGG CTTGTTCGGTTCATTTTTCTCGAATCCATTGCCGGCGTCCCTGGAATGGTGGCAGGTATGCTACGGCACCTTGAGAGCCTCAGACGCCTCAAACGGGACAATGGCTGGATCGAAACCTTGCTCGAGGAGTCATACAATGAAAGAATGCATCTTCTCACCTTTATGAAGATGTGCGAGCCAGGCTGGTTCATGAAGACGATGATTCTCGGGGCGCAGGGTGTCTTCTTCAACGCCATGTTCCTGAGCTACTTGATCTCGCCACGAATTACACACCGTTTCGTTGGCTAcctcgaggaggaagcggtCCACACCTATACTCGATGTATCCGGGAGATTGAACAAGGCGATCTTCCCAAGTGGTCTGATCCGAACTTCCAGATTCCCGATCTTGCTGTCACGTACTGGAAGATGCCCGAGGGAAAACGGACCATGAGGGATCTGATCCTTTACATTCGTGCCGATGAGGCAGTTCACCGCGGTGTGAACCACACCTTgagcaacctcaaccacaagGAGGATCCCAATCCTTTCGTCAGCGACTACAAGTGCGATGCTGACCATCAACGACCCAACCCGGCGCTCAAGCCGACTGGGTTTGAGCGGAGCGAGGTCATTGGTTGA
- the PNO1 gene encoding pre-rRNA-processing protein pno1 (COG:O; EggNog:ENOG503NTY8; BUSCO:EOG09264SQJ), translating to MPAPTALLQSTAASENTAIPIQTEQEEELILDIQDATGLTDPAAAAPPPNGEESEMVFDEEGRPRFAPGRDVDPVRRVETRKIPIPPNRMSALKSNWTKIYPPLVDHCKLQVRMNIKDKRVELRSNRATVSNEALQMGADFISAFAMGFDIDDAIALLRLDSLYIQSFDIKDVKQTLGPDALGRAIGRIAGKDGKMKFAIENATKTRVVLAGSRVHILGAFENIGMARESIVSLVLGQQPGKAFNSLRIIAGRMKERF from the exons ATGCCTGCGCCCACAGCGCTCCTCCAGTCGACTGCGGCCTCCGAAAACACCGCCATTCCCATCCAGaccgagcaggaggaggagctcatTCTCGACATTCAAGATGCCACCGGCCTGACAGACCCAGCTGCTGCCGCGCCCCCACCAAACGGCGAGGAGAGTGAGATGGTGTTCGACGAGGAGGGGCGACCGAGGTTTGCGCCAGGGAGAGATGTG GATCCTGTCCGTCGTGTAGAGACAAGAAAGATCCCAATTCCACCAAATCGCATGTCTGCTCTCAAGAGCAATTGGACAAAG ATTTATCCCCCGCTCGTGGACCACTGCAAGCTCCAGGTGCGCATGAACATCAAGGACAAGCGCGTAGAGCTCCGATCCAACAGGGCCACCGTCAGCAACGAGGCTCTCCAGATGGGCGCTGATTTCATCTCGGCGTTCGCCATGGGGTTCGATATTGACGATGCGATTGCCTTGCTCCGCCTCGATTCGCTCTACATTCAGTCATTCGACATCAAGGATGTGAAGCAAACGCTTGGGCCTGACGCGCTCGGACGTGCTATCGGTCGTATTGCAGGCAAGGACGGGAAGATGAAGTTTGCGATTGAGAATGCCACGAAGACACGCGTGGTGCTTGCTGGGTCAAGGGTGCATATTCTCGGTGCGTTTGAGAATATTGGCATGGCTCGCGAAAG TATCGTTTCATTGGTGCTTGGTCAACAACCAGGCAAGGCCTTCAACAGTCTGAGAATTATTGCTGGGAGAATGAAGGAGAGATTTTAG
- the HCR1 gene encoding Translation initiation factor 3 subunit J component (EggNog:ENOG503NWVD; COG:J) codes for MPGPNKRWDDEEEESSSGTEAPNTAAPVGRRKFDDEEAEDSDVLDSWDAAEDSEVEREKAKKAAEAKAKAEAEAAANKKSKAQRIAERQAERARQLAEESESDGETEAQKRERLRRTEKEADLAHAQDLFGAIGISSGRKANASASVVQLPGSDPNNTIDLSTLPIFNPLTKGQFETLRNATAPLLASNAKKAHFVNFAQEYFKQIIKDCKSDEIKKVASALTALSNEKLKEEKAAEKGGKKTKAAKTKTSLAGVSRGGGVAQDTATYDDDEAFGDDDFM; via the exons ATGCCTGGACCAAACAAGCGGTGGG acgatgaagaggaggagtctAGCTCCGGCACCGAGGCCCCAAACACCGCTGCCCCCGTCGGCCGCCGCAAGttcgacgatgaggaggccgaggacaGTGATGTCCTGGACTCCTGGGACGCCGCCGAGGACTCCGAGGTAGAGCGcgagaaggcaaagaaggctgccgaagccaaggccaaggccgaagccgaagccgctgccaacaagaagagcaaggccCAGCGCATCGCCGAGCGCCAAGCCGAGCGCGCCCGCCAGCTCGCGGAGGAATCCGAGAGCGACGGCGAAACCGAGGCCCAGAAGCGTGAGCGTCTCCGTCGCACCGAGAAGGAAGCCGATCTTGCCCACGCCCAGGATCTCTTTGGCGCCATCGGCATCAGCAGCGgccgcaaggccaacgccTCCGCCAGCGTTGTCCAGCTCCCCGGAAgcgaccccaacaacaccatcgatCTCTCGACCCTGCCAATCTTCAACCCACTCACCAAGGGCCAGTTCGAGACCCTCCGCAACGCGACAGCCcctctcctcgcctccaacgCCAAGAAGGCCCACTTCGTCAACTTTGCCCAGGAGTACTTCAAGCAGATCATCAAAGACTGCAAGTCTgacgagatcaagaaggtcGCCAGCGCCCTGACAGCCCTCAGCAACgagaagctgaaggaggagaaggcggccgagaagggcggcaagaagaccaaggctgccaagaccaagacctCTCTGGCGGGTGTGTCccgtggcggtggtgttgctcaGGATACCGCTACctacgatgatgatgaggcctTTGGAGA TGATGACTTTATGTGA
- the CRZ1 gene encoding DNA-binding transcription factor (EggNog:ENOG503NUFJ; COG:S): MDQQLPQARGRSLSAASTGGGHHQQQPPNIIRDHSPSPARFPNPNDAVVSSIGLGLGLVDQQFPTTQPDYSAYNANSNSFLNNHQPSPQPFSQPGLSDPSNVPTFDLNQSFTDPLKPENSSFGTSASSTYPQPQTLLAPSFGDADFTIFPPSPGESQYDAPLFVGDSQQQLNSANANMMAQSNHNQTPPHLLNPDPQQPGSAQHSPSFNQHQFPPPGRHSRNVSLGPEAALLPGQVDWTRAQFQGHRRSPSEFSDVSSAAPSPLLVSSDSFEQHDGHSPMVRPQDAGLYQELHGIGSFSISDQGAHSPNHPGARSPSHSPAISPRILPQQLPDVNQNNFMLQSQGNYGHPSPYLQSSQEAFPSLPQETENITPNQMPAPPSINIDFAPTAVRNGFDQPKSLDVDSLTPPERGRRLARPRAVTDPYNTSGALLGSHRSPSATGSLSPNSASDGRSDISRSLSPLDRSGASPNRRRQSTSSVPNNVIALRLADPEYNGGVAGEGAGGSKRVQKHPATFQCTLCPKRFTRAYNLRSHLRTHTDERPFVCTVCGKAFARQHDRKRHEGLHSGEKKFVCKGDLKSGSQWGCGRRFARADALGRHFRSEAGRICIKPLLDEEINERQRQWNEQRMQQAAVQGMVMQAPGMMMPPGMDPNAGAYPMDHNGNYALPQALLAQYPALAQMNWSDMGGGGGIEDDISGRSSYDASDYDDEADGGYVSGPGTGFGPGGMQENFGEIGYASDYGGR; this comes from the exons ATGGACCAACAGCTTCCCCAGGCCCGCGGGCGATCGCTCTCGGCCGCATCTACCGGCGGGggacaccaccagcagcagcctcccaATATAATAAGAGATCACTCTCCTTCGCCCGCCCGCTTTCCCAATCCGAATGATGCCGTCGTCTCTTCTATCGGTCTCGGTCTTGGCCTCGTCGACCAGCAGtttcccaccacccagcccGACTACTCGGCTTACAACGCAAACTCCAACAGCTTCTTGAACAACCACCAGCCCTCGCCCCAGCCCTTCTCCCAGCCGGGCTTGTCTGACCCCTCCAACGTCCCTACCTTTGACCTCAACCAGAGCTTCACGGACCCCCTCAAGCCCGAGAACTCCTCCTTTGGCACCTCCGCCTCGAGCACTTACCCCCAGCCTCAGACGCTCCTGGCCCCGAGCTTTGGCGACGCTGACTTCACCATCTTTCCGCCGAGCCCCGGCGAATCTCAGTACGACGCCCCGCTGTTTGTTGGCgacagccagcagcagctcaacaGCGCAAACGCCAACATGATGGCACAGTCAAACCACAACCAgacccctcctcaccttctcaACCCCGATCCTCAACAGCCTGGCTCTGCCCAGCACTCTCCGTCCTTCAACCAGCATCAGTTTCCTCCTCCCGGGAGGCATTCTAGGAATGTGTCACTCGGGCCCGAGGCGGCGCTTCTTCCGGGCCAGGTAGACTGGACCCGTGCTCAATTTCAGGGGCATAGACGCTCCCCCTCCGAGTTCTCTGATgtctcctccgccgcgccttctcccctcctcgtcagTTCCGATAGTTTCGAGCAGCATGATGGCCATTCACCGATGGTACGCCCTCAAGATGCCGGTCTTTATCAGGAGCTACATGGCATTGGAAGCTTTAGCATCTcggaccagggagctcacAGCCCAAATCACCCCGGAGCCAGGAGTCCATCACATAGCCCAGCCATTTCTCCACGTATTCTGCCTCAACAGCTGCCTGATGTGAACCAGAACAACTTCATGCTCCAATCACAGGGCAATTATGGTCACCCTTCGCCATATCTGCAAAGTTCCCAGGAGGCCTTTCCCTCGCTGCCACAGGAAACGGAGAATATAACCCCCAACCAAATGCCAGCACCTCCTTCCATTAATATCGATTTTGCGCCGACAGCCGTTAGAAACGGGTTTGATCAGCCCAAGAGCCTCGATGTCGACTCTCTTACACCGCCGGAAAGAG GACGAAGATTGGCTCGACCTCGTGCGGTAACAGATCCGTACAACACGAGCGGAGCGCTTCTTGGTTCCCATCGTAGCCCTTCCGCCACTGGGAGTTTGTCTCCCAACTCTGCTTCGGATGGTCGCTCCGATATTTCCCGCTCACTCTCTCCACTTGACCGGTCTGGGGCATCCCCTAACAGACGGCGCCAATCTACCTCGTCGGTGCCCAACAATGTCATTGCCCTTCGGCTGGCGGACCCAGAATACAACGGCGGCGTGGCTGGCGAGGGTGCCGGTGGCTCAAAGCGTGTCCAAAAACACCCAGCAACCTTCCAATGCACACTATGTCCAAAACGCTTTACTCGTGCTTACAATCTGCGGTCACATCTCCGCACTCATACTGACGAGCGTCCGTTTGTATGTACCGTCTGTGGAAAAGCTTTTGCTCGACAGCATGACCGCAAACGACACGAAGGACTGCAttcgggggagaagaagtttGTCTGCAAAGGAGACCTCAAGAGCGGCAGTCAATGGGGTTGCGGTCGACGGTTTGCCCGTGCGGATGCGCTCGGCAGACATTTCCGCTCAGAAGCTGGGCGGATATGCATCAAACCACTTCTCGACGAGGAAATAAACGAACGACAACGGCAGTGGAACGAACAGCGCATGCAACAAGCTGCGGTGCAGGGCATGGTCATGCAGGCTCCTGGTATGATGATGCCTCCCGGCATGGACCCGAACGCGGGTGCGTACCCTATGGACCACAACGGCAACTATGCGTTGCCACAGGCACTCTTGGCGCAATACCCAGCTTTGGCACAGATGAATTGGTCAGACatgggcggcggaggcggcatAGAGGACGATATCAGCGGAAGAAGCAGCTACGATGCCAGCGACTATGACGACGAAGCTGATGGTGGCTACGTCAGCGGGCCTGGTACCGGGTTTGGGCCCGGGGGGATGCAGGAGAACTTTGGGGAGATAGGGTACGCAAGCGACTATGGAGGACGCTGA
- the MDM31 gene encoding Mitochondrial distribution and morphology protein 31, mitochondrial precursor (BUSCO:EOG092615Y4; COG:S; EggNog:ENOG503NUII), whose product MTSSAATTQLGRHLWGSIRDSVTIFAARLPQRPPKPTRTPFGQLCQPFHPANPSHTSPLIHPAKSFSRAYSSRAARPPPRKSCTSGYLLLLGLSPSSSSTNAVVTTCARNTSQKAQLSYLARQIWKQSRQPRNDRGEVSIIGRRGKSSSTNRGGERNNVTGQPPPRTEVEKPQNGPPKTPESELSEAESIADSMSKYLHLPKMPHRPTKEELLAATNGFLQRLRVRFKWFSIRSMRPWNADEWGAFVSWFLFGHLVWILVGTTTFFSLIILFINTVFAQETLAKWIGDYLTQSAGLTVVFESAIVPRWKDGVITFRNVFVSRRPGQHGKSTVKKGSSNAAAEAAAARQTALEEEADDGNYTQFDVTIDTVNVTLSFLKWWNGKGLLKDVEVKGVRGVIDRTSVVWGDEEVDPLTFRHEHNPGDFELDYFKMEDLLVTVHQPGGFRPFSVSIFSCELPQLRKQWLFYDFLSASHMSGAFDGSLFTIHPRQIHGVPAAAVEDRRQDEFGASSAWKKFSRLRIDGLKIDHLNRGVEGPFGWIYEGNVDIVADVMFPADPAEGIGKVVAEFYDKMEEAVTSNRYLQILDTNGTRRREREQNIINNSRPYSVRHDENLLSGENPSAPLPASSHHHPPPSQEEIPGYLVMDLRIHLNNVRAAVPLFNNPHISYVNQALVRPIVAYINAKRTYIPVNCRIVKRVTDFDGSWTVWDCGLMDDTSAEVYSAFAYNVEDQQSRVRRFKRVGLWTVSLVVHALLAGVAGDYM is encoded by the exons ATGACATCTAGCGCCGCAACGACCCAACTGGGCCGTCATCTTTGGGGCTCGATCCGAGATTCCGTCACCATTTTCGCAGCGAGGCTACCACAACGCCCGCCGAAGCCAACCCGCACGCCGTTTGGCCAACTCTGCCAGCCCTTCCACCCCGCAAATCCGAGTCACACTTCGCCATTGATCCACCCAGCGaagagcttctcgagggctTATTCTTCAAGAGCAGCCCGACCTCCCCCCAGAAAGAGCTGCACCTCCGGGTATTTGCTCCTCCTGGGATTATCACCAAGTTCATCCTCAACAAACGCAGTGGTGACGACATGCGCTCGCAACACAAGCCAAAAGGCCCAGCTGAGCTATTTGGCACGGCAAATATGGAAACAGAGTCGCCAACCCCGCAATGACCGGGGCGAAGTGAGCATCatcgggaggaggggcaagAGCTCCAGCACCAACCGAGGCGGCGAGAGGAACAATGTCACtggtcaaccaccaccaaggacTGAGGTCGAGAAACCACAAAATGGCCCTCCAAAAACACCCGAATCTGAGCTCAGTGAAGCCGAAAGTATCGCGGATTCCATGTCCAAATATTTGCACCTTCCAAAGATGCCGCATAGACCGACGAAAGAGGAGCTTCTTGCAGCGACGAATGGGTTTCTTCAACGACTAAGAGTGCGGTTCAAATGGTTTTCCATCAGGAGTATGCGGCCATGGAATGCAGATGAATGGGGAGCTTTTGTGTCGTGGTTCTTGTTCGGGCATCTTGTCTGGATCTTGGTTGGGACCActaccttcttctcccttaTCATTCTGTTTATCAATACCGTCTTTGCTCAGG AAACGCTCGCGAAATGGATTGGCGACTACCTTACTCAGTCTGCAGGACTTACGGTTGTTTTCGAGTCGGCTATTGTCCCGAGATGGAAGGATGGCGTCATCACCTTCCGGAATGTGTTCGTTTCTCGGAGGCCAGGCCAGCACGGCAAGTCGACTGTCAAGAAGGGTTCCTCCAATGCTGCAGCTGAGGCGGCGGCCGCAAGACAAACGGCactggaggaagaggcagaTGATGGCAACTATACGCAATTCGACGTGACCATTGATACCGTCAACGTCACCTTATCGTTTCTAAAATGGTGGAACGGGAAAGGGCTGCTCAAGGATGTAGAGGTCAAGGGTGTTCGAGGTGTAATCGACAGGACCTCGGTTGTCTGGGGCGATGAGGAAGTTGACCCTCTGACTTTCAGACACGAACATAACCCCGGCGACTTCGAGCTTGATTATTTCAAGATGGAAGATCTTCTCGTTACGGTACATCAGCCCGGCGGATTCCGGCCCTTTTCCGTTTCGATATTCTCGTGTGAGCTCCCTCAGCTTCGAAAACAGTGGCTCTTTTACgacttcctctccgcctcgCACATGTCGGGTGCATTTGACGGCTCCCTGTTCACGATCCACCCTCGACAGATACACGGTGTTCCAGCCGCCGCCGTAGAGGACCGGAGGCAGGACGAGTTTGGCGCATCATCTGCGTGGAAGAAATTCTCTCGTTTACGCATTGACGGTCTCAAGATCGACCACCTGAATCGCGGAGTGGAAGGTCCGTTTGGGTGGATTTATGAAGGAAATGTCGACATCGTAGCCGATGTCATGTTTCCAGCTGATCCCGCAGAAGGGATTGGCAAAGTTGTGGCCGAGTTCTATGACAAAATGGAAGAAGCCGTCACGAGTAACCGGTACCTACAGATATTGGACACCAATGGCACCCGTCGCCGAGAACGAGaacaaaacatcatcaacaactcaAGACCTTACTCGGTACGTCATGACGAGAATCTGCTGTCTGGAGAGAACCCATCCGCTCCCCTTCCGGCatcctctcaccaccacccgccccccTCACAAGAAGAGATTCCCGGGTATCTGGTCATGGATTTGCGCATCCATCTTAACAATGTGCGCGCCGCCGTTCCTCTCTTCAATAATCCGCACATTAGCTATGTCAACCAAGCTCTAGTGCGCCCGATTGTTGCCTACATCAACGCCAAGCGCACATATATTCCCGTAAACTGCCGCATCGTGAAGCGCGTAACCGACTTCGATGGTTCCTGGACGGTCTGGGACTGTGGTCTGATGGATGACACGAGCGCAGAGGTCTACTCTGCGTTTGCGTACAATGTCGAGGACCAGCAGAGCCGAGTTCGCCGGTTCAAACGGGTTGGACTGTGGACTGTCAGTCTTGTTGTTCATGCTCTGCTTGCTGGCGTGGCGGGCGATTACATGTAG